One genomic window of Marinobacter adhaerens HP15 includes the following:
- the yjgA gene encoding ribosome biogenesis factor YjgA: MKDHQDNDAPEYDGPSKSQLKREMHALQDLGKRMLDLSNDQLETLPISDTLRAAIEESRRIRQNEAKRRHLQYIGKVIRQEDDPEALAKAIDAFDAGSEEHTRRHHLAERWRDRMIAEGDSVVGEFFSYCPTADMQHLRNLARNARKDVEKQKNTGQARKLFRYLRECIDDAEAM, encoded by the coding sequence ATGAAAGACCATCAAGACAACGACGCGCCGGAATACGACGGCCCTAGCAAATCTCAGCTGAAACGGGAAATGCACGCCCTGCAGGATCTGGGCAAGCGGATGCTGGACCTTAGCAACGATCAGTTGGAGACCCTGCCAATCAGCGACACCCTCCGCGCCGCGATCGAGGAATCCCGCCGTATCCGCCAGAACGAGGCCAAACGACGGCACCTGCAATACATCGGCAAGGTCATCCGACAGGAAGATGACCCCGAAGCCCTCGCGAAAGCCATCGACGCCTTCGATGCCGGTAGCGAGGAACACACCCGCAGACACCACCTGGCGGAACGCTGGCGGGACCGGATGATTGCCGAAGGCGATTCCGTTGTTGGCGAGTTCTTCAGCTACTGCCCCACTGCCGATATGCAGCACCTGCGAAACCTTGCTCGAAACGCCCGAAAAGACGTCGAAAAACAGAAGAACACCGGCCAGGCCCGGAAACTGTTCCGTTATCTCAGGGAGTGCATCGACGACGCCGAGGCCATGTGA
- the mgtE gene encoding magnesium transporter, translated as MTDILEKSQARQRLRSLSEALDSGALKQVARILNGGLSPSDIAHLLESSPPRQRALLWNLVDKDLEGEVLQYLSDDIRGYFLSQLNAQELADIIEDFESDDLADLLQQLPDTVIQEVLETMDEQDRQRVEEVLSYPEDTAGGLMNTDTITVRPDISIDVVLRYLRRHRNLPPMTDSLIVVSRRDDFIGMLPITKMLVSNPASTVREVMDTDIEPIPVSLSDTKVATLFERYDLISAPVVNEEGRLLGRITIDDVVDVIREDADHSLMSMAGLDEDEDTFAPVWKTSRRRAVWLGINLITALIASAVIGLFEETIAKVVALAVLMPIVASMGGIAGSQTLTLVIRGMAVGQISGANVRWLLNREFLSGILNGLLWAAVVAGAAMLWFQDVMIGAIIAAALVINLVAAALVGTVLPLFLKSRNIDPALAGSVILTTVTDVVGFMAFLGLATIFYA; from the coding sequence ATGACCGATATTCTGGAAAAAAGCCAGGCCCGCCAGCGTCTTCGCTCCCTGAGCGAAGCGCTGGACAGTGGCGCACTGAAGCAGGTTGCCCGCATCCTGAACGGTGGCCTGAGCCCCAGTGATATTGCCCATTTGCTGGAATCCTCACCGCCCCGGCAGCGGGCCCTGCTGTGGAACCTGGTGGACAAAGACCTCGAAGGCGAGGTTCTCCAGTATCTCAGTGATGATATCCGAGGCTACTTCCTGAGCCAGCTTAATGCTCAGGAACTGGCGGATATCATCGAGGATTTCGAGTCAGACGACCTGGCCGACCTGCTGCAGCAGCTGCCGGATACGGTCATCCAGGAAGTCCTGGAGACCATGGACGAGCAGGACCGGCAACGGGTGGAGGAAGTTCTCTCCTATCCGGAGGACACCGCCGGCGGTCTGATGAACACCGACACCATCACGGTGCGCCCGGACATCAGCATAGACGTCGTACTGCGTTACCTTCGGCGGCACCGCAACCTGCCACCCATGACGGACAGCCTGATCGTGGTGAGCCGGCGGGATGATTTCATTGGCATGCTGCCGATTACCAAAATGCTGGTATCCAACCCCGCCTCCACCGTGCGTGAAGTCATGGATACCGATATCGAGCCTATTCCCGTAAGCCTCTCCGACACCAAGGTAGCAACACTGTTTGAACGCTACGACCTGATCTCGGCGCCGGTAGTGAATGAGGAAGGCCGACTACTAGGGCGCATAACCATCGATGACGTGGTTGACGTTATTCGGGAGGATGCGGATCACTCCCTGATGAGTATGGCGGGCCTGGATGAGGACGAGGACACCTTCGCACCGGTCTGGAAGACATCGCGCCGCCGTGCCGTCTGGCTGGGGATCAACCTGATCACCGCCCTGATCGCATCGGCTGTGATCGGGTTATTCGAAGAGACCATCGCCAAGGTCGTGGCTCTGGCGGTTCTGATGCCCATCGTCGCAAGCATGGGCGGCATTGCTGGTAGTCAGACGCTTACACTGGTGATTCGCGGTATGGCCGTGGGGCAGATCAGCGGCGCCAACGTCCGCTGGCTGCTGAACCGGGAATTTCTGTCAGGGATACTGAACGGCCTGCTCTGGGCCGCCGTGGTGGCGGGTGCCGCCATGCTCTGGTTCCAGGATGTGATGATCGGCGCGATCATTGCTGCCGCGCTGGTGATCAATCTTGTCGCCGCAGCGCTGGTTGGCACGGTTCTGCCACTGTTTCTCAAATCTCGCAATATTGACCCGGCCCTGGCAGGCAGCGTGATTCTCACGACTGTGACCGATGTAGTCGGGTTCATGGCCTTTCTTGGCCTCGCGACGATTTTCTACGCTTAA
- the mreD gene encoding rod shape-determining protein MreD translates to MLSVISYPVFVLSVIVAMVFSISLFPVGWFEFRPEWLGLVVFYWTFRAPAQFGILLAWCLGLLLDVLEATPLGVNAMAMALIAFLVLTIHQRLRMYPMPQQCLMVFLLLGINQMLVHFVKQLLGADDAGFSYLWPALTSALVWPVFCILLDNINRKLG, encoded by the coding sequence ATGTTGTCCGTAATCAGCTATCCGGTCTTTGTGCTTTCCGTGATCGTTGCCATGGTGTTCAGTATTTCCCTGTTTCCTGTGGGCTGGTTCGAGTTCCGCCCGGAGTGGTTAGGGCTGGTCGTTTTCTACTGGACATTCCGGGCTCCGGCCCAGTTCGGCATCCTGCTGGCCTGGTGTCTGGGCCTGCTTCTGGATGTGCTGGAAGCCACGCCTCTTGGCGTGAATGCCATGGCGATGGCCTTGATCGCTTTCCTGGTGCTTACTATCCACCAGCGTTTGCGCATGTATCCAATGCCCCAGCAGTGCCTGATGGTGTTCCTGTTGTTGGGCATCAATCAGATGCTGGTGCATTTTGTAAAGCAATTGCTGGGGGCTGATGATGCTGGCTTCAGCTACCTCTGGCCGGCCCTGACCAGCGCCCTGGTATGGCCGGTATTCTGTATCCTGCTGGACAACATTAACCGCAAACTGGGTTAG
- a CDS encoding carbon-nitrogen hydrolase family protein, translated as MNKRVSNRVAAIQMVSGHDIDANLREAEQLLARAAEQGASVAVLPENFAVLATSQMIDRGRQEAGSEPVIRTFLAEQARKLGLWIVGGSMPVAKRPDGSDLEDRVRATCIVFDDQGKEVARYDKIHLFDAMVEDAHGQYRESDTFEPGEQIVTVDTPAGKLGLAICYDLRFPELFRLLREQDVDWICLPSAFTWQTGDAHWYPLIRARAIENQVWLVAPGQGGQNSERRRTYGHSLICDPWGRIVTEMGEGPGLVTAELDADQVANLRARMPVWEHRRLKG; from the coding sequence ATGAACAAGCGTGTTTCCAACCGGGTCGCAGCCATCCAGATGGTCAGCGGTCATGACATCGACGCCAATCTGCGCGAAGCGGAACAGCTGCTGGCCCGGGCTGCCGAGCAGGGCGCCTCGGTCGCCGTACTGCCCGAGAATTTTGCGGTTCTGGCCACCAGTCAGATGATTGATCGTGGTCGCCAGGAGGCGGGGTCCGAGCCTGTCATAAGGACTTTCCTGGCCGAACAGGCCCGGAAACTGGGGCTCTGGATCGTTGGCGGGTCGATGCCCGTGGCCAAACGACCGGACGGCTCAGATCTGGAGGATCGGGTCAGGGCAACCTGCATTGTCTTTGATGACCAGGGTAAGGAAGTTGCCCGTTACGACAAGATTCACCTGTTTGATGCCATGGTGGAAGATGCCCATGGTCAATACCGCGAATCGGACACCTTCGAGCCCGGCGAACAGATAGTGACCGTGGATACGCCCGCGGGCAAGCTGGGGTTGGCGATCTGCTACGATCTTCGCTTTCCGGAGCTGTTCAGGCTGCTGCGTGAGCAGGATGTGGACTGGATTTGCCTTCCGAGCGCTTTCACCTGGCAGACCGGTGATGCCCACTGGTACCCCCTGATCCGGGCGCGCGCGATCGAGAACCAGGTATGGTTAGTGGCACCTGGCCAGGGTGGCCAGAACAGCGAGCGCCGTCGCACCTATGGCCACAGCCTGATCTGTGATCCCTGGGGGCGGATCGTGACGGAAATGGGGGAAGGCCCGGGCCTGGTCACCGCCGAACTGGACGCCGATCAGGTAGCCAATCTGCGCGCCCGGATGCCGGTGTGGGAGCACCGACGGCTCAAAGGTTGA
- a CDS encoding YhdP family phospholipid transporter, producing the protein MSSADHEPPLPENLPESPPVRLLARLASLIWWMLLTLLVLLALYAGLGRQLTQNVDSFRDDLARELSDRLGHDVSIGGLSSQWYWLDPAFTASDIQVTHPDTGIVVANLQHLNIRFAALASLMRLRIVFEDFQADGLELTVNQERGGDVAVRGAEIPEPVSNQLQEWLELAGDWLSDPYVKITRVNLGIRDNQGNLRHLDIPQLDLDYRRGLFHASGRAMQSGTTQQLASFALVGQHFFRGDFTGQLYLGVDSGRLFDGLVDEYQWRSLRVEGFDLGGEAWLTFRNGLLQQVTGTVRTPYLQLGVGSQSLAPLEDIRARFGWRRHDTVMTDETVVESGAFALGEWHLKQLQWTWDGDVVSPFSLRLAPSEGGMSVIADALPLAPTRRLAARLPLLPERALRALRDYRPGGFLDQLRIFFPEGAPEDFQLSGRLRDVSVRAHGGAPGVTSVNGDIALDRQRGYVRIAAGESPVSLDFPQLFGGAWSFPVLEGEVAWLLDGAITRVFSDGVRMRYGEATELDGAFDLRMDREGEDNLGLKVSVKNGNADMLADFVPVKAVNPGLYDWLTTAILEADITSGTFFGHGQIGSGAPRGSFVTSMIYEFDQASVRYDDAWPEVTGARGSVRVHNGDTLVRLEAGQTGGLDLDPGTVRVVPSDQGTRIRVDTSARVPGESVGFWMENSPLGDMAGTEAQKLEYGGEYQLDLGIDLPLGAEQPPVVEAKIAAQEGTVSYPSAGLAWRSVQGEMTYHSENGFSGGPLTAEFFDEPVTIAFSKSRAGNALTIRQSGTLPVPGVFEQAGLGTSSGFGLQGNVTYTADLDVGSDSTSGIRVRSTLEGLAVDWPEPLSKTADEAAPLRATINPSAAGGLGITGDWENRATFDLLWKETGFDLRLGRLHLGPQVLNDIDINALDLGDRWVVTTSSQRAEGRLTIPQNGDTVKADFQVLRLVRSETPPEDSPELLTLEEQLEAFRALDMGNWPDIDVSIAELQLNDESLGQWAFRLRPEPFRLQVNDIEGRLNSLTLLGDMSWSIVGDRETSRFTGSISGGALADLNELLDTEMPVTNEGTNIELDLDWPGRPDELSIPELSGSVSLRLDEGVILERNNTAQLFRVFNLLNSDTLWRRLKLDFSDLYERGVAFDAISGKAQIINGLLTMDPELQIVGPSGAFKLSGTTNMASEELDMRLVVVLPLTQNLPLAALLMGAGAPIGGALFVLDKILGDPLSRLTSATYSVTGTWDEPEVNLQRVFDTGE; encoded by the coding sequence ATGTCCTCCGCTGACCACGAACCGCCGCTTCCGGAGAACCTGCCCGAGAGCCCTCCGGTTCGGCTTTTGGCGCGGCTCGCCAGCCTGATCTGGTGGATGCTGCTGACACTTCTGGTGCTGCTGGCCCTATACGCCGGTCTTGGCCGCCAACTGACCCAGAATGTGGACAGCTTTCGCGATGATCTGGCTCGTGAGCTGTCAGACCGACTGGGCCATGATGTCAGCATCGGTGGCCTTTCATCCCAGTGGTACTGGCTCGACCCCGCCTTTACGGCCAGCGACATTCAGGTCACTCACCCTGACACCGGAATTGTCGTTGCCAACCTCCAGCATCTGAATATCCGCTTTGCTGCATTGGCCTCGTTGATGCGTCTGAGGATTGTCTTTGAGGACTTCCAGGCAGACGGTCTGGAACTGACCGTGAATCAGGAACGCGGCGGTGATGTTGCGGTGAGAGGCGCAGAAATACCGGAACCGGTCAGCAATCAGTTGCAGGAGTGGCTGGAGCTTGCCGGTGACTGGCTCTCTGATCCTTACGTCAAGATTACACGCGTCAACCTTGGTATCCGGGACAACCAGGGCAACCTGCGCCATCTGGATATTCCCCAGCTGGATCTCGACTACCGCCGTGGATTGTTCCACGCATCCGGCCGTGCCATGCAGTCTGGTACCACCCAGCAGCTGGCCAGTTTTGCCCTTGTGGGCCAGCATTTTTTCCGGGGCGACTTTACCGGCCAGTTGTACCTTGGCGTCGATTCCGGCCGGCTGTTCGACGGGCTGGTTGACGAGTACCAGTGGCGATCCCTCCGGGTGGAAGGCTTCGATCTTGGCGGGGAAGCCTGGCTTACGTTCCGCAACGGTTTGCTGCAACAGGTGACCGGTACGGTGCGGACCCCCTATCTGCAGTTGGGTGTTGGCTCTCAATCCCTGGCGCCACTGGAAGACATCCGCGCGAGATTTGGCTGGCGTCGCCACGATACGGTGATGACCGACGAGACTGTGGTCGAATCCGGGGCCTTCGCCCTTGGCGAGTGGCATCTGAAGCAGCTCCAGTGGACCTGGGACGGCGATGTGGTTTCACCTTTCAGTCTGAGGTTGGCGCCGTCGGAGGGAGGCATGTCCGTCATTGCCGACGCCCTTCCGCTAGCGCCCACACGTCGCCTCGCTGCGCGGCTTCCGTTATTGCCGGAGCGTGCACTCCGGGCCCTCCGGGACTATCGGCCCGGTGGCTTTCTGGACCAGTTGAGAATCTTCTTCCCCGAGGGCGCCCCGGAAGACTTTCAGCTTTCCGGCCGGTTGCGTGACGTTAGTGTTCGGGCCCACGGCGGCGCGCCCGGCGTTACCTCTGTCAACGGAGACATCGCTCTGGACCGGCAAAGAGGCTATGTCCGGATTGCCGCCGGCGAGTCGCCCGTTTCACTGGATTTCCCCCAGCTTTTCGGGGGCGCCTGGTCATTCCCCGTACTCGAGGGCGAGGTGGCCTGGCTGCTGGATGGCGCTATTACCCGTGTGTTTTCGGATGGCGTACGGATGCGTTACGGCGAGGCCACCGAACTGGACGGTGCTTTTGACCTCAGGATGGATCGAGAGGGTGAAGACAATCTGGGGCTCAAAGTGTCGGTGAAAAACGGCAACGCCGACATGCTGGCGGATTTCGTTCCGGTTAAGGCGGTAAACCCCGGTTTGTACGATTGGCTCACGACCGCCATTCTCGAGGCCGATATTACCTCAGGGACGTTTTTCGGCCATGGTCAGATAGGTTCTGGTGCACCCCGGGGCTCCTTCGTCACCTCAATGATCTATGAATTCGATCAGGCATCTGTCCGCTACGATGACGCCTGGCCGGAGGTCACGGGTGCCCGGGGCAGTGTCAGGGTTCACAATGGCGACACGCTGGTTCGACTCGAAGCAGGTCAGACCGGTGGCCTGGATCTCGATCCCGGGACGGTTCGCGTGGTGCCCTCCGATCAAGGCACACGGATAAGGGTGGATACCTCGGCACGGGTGCCCGGCGAATCGGTCGGGTTCTGGATGGAAAATAGCCCCCTGGGTGATATGGCAGGCACAGAGGCCCAGAAGCTTGAATATGGTGGTGAGTATCAGCTGGATCTTGGTATCGACTTGCCATTGGGGGCGGAGCAGCCCCCCGTGGTTGAGGCAAAGATTGCCGCACAGGAAGGCACCGTCTCCTACCCCTCGGCAGGGTTGGCCTGGCGGTCGGTTCAGGGTGAAATGACCTACCACAGCGAAAACGGCTTCTCCGGTGGTCCTCTGACTGCGGAATTCTTCGATGAACCGGTAACCATTGCCTTCAGCAAGTCCCGGGCGGGCAATGCCCTTACCATCCGGCAGTCGGGAACGCTACCGGTGCCGGGGGTGTTTGAGCAGGCGGGACTTGGGACCAGTTCGGGTTTTGGTTTGCAGGGCAATGTTACCTATACCGCGGACCTGGACGTGGGATCGGATTCAACGTCGGGGATCCGCGTGCGGTCCACTCTTGAGGGGCTGGCAGTTGACTGGCCGGAGCCACTGTCAAAAACGGCGGATGAGGCAGCACCGCTGCGGGCAACCATCAATCCCTCGGCCGCCGGCGGGCTTGGCATTACGGGCGACTGGGAAAACCGCGCAACATTCGATCTGTTATGGAAAGAGACCGGGTTTGATTTGCGTCTTGGCCGCCTGCACCTTGGCCCGCAGGTGTTGAACGATATTGATATCAATGCCCTCGATCTTGGTGACCGGTGGGTGGTGACCACCAGCTCGCAACGCGCCGAAGGCCGACTGACAATTCCGCAAAATGGCGACACGGTGAAGGCCGATTTTCAGGTGTTACGGCTCGTGCGCAGTGAAACACCCCCTGAGGATTCGCCGGAATTACTCACCCTCGAAGAGCAGCTTGAGGCGTTCCGCGCGCTGGATATGGGAAACTGGCCGGATATCGATGTCTCGATTGCGGAACTGCAACTGAACGACGAATCGTTGGGACAGTGGGCCTTCCGGCTCCGCCCCGAACCTTTCCGGTTGCAGGTAAATGACATCGAGGGGCGCCTGAATTCCCTGACACTGCTGGGCGACATGAGCTGGAGCATCGTCGGAGACCGGGAAACCAGCCGGTTTACAGGTTCCATCAGCGGGGGTGCGCTCGCGGATCTGAACGAGCTCCTCGACACTGAAATGCCGGTCACTAACGAGGGGACCAACATAGAGCTGGATCTGGACTGGCCCGGCCGTCCGGATGAGCTTTCCATACCGGAGCTCAGTGGCTCGGTCAGTCTCAGGCTGGATGAGGGTGTGATCCTGGAGCGAAACAACACGGCGCAACTGTTCCGGGTGTTCAATCTGCTGAACTCTGACACCCTATGGCGCCGGTTGAAGCTCGACTTTTCCGATCTGTATGAGCGTGGGGTGGCATTCGACGCGATCTCGGGCAAGGCGCAGATCATCAATGGCTTGCTGACCATGGATCCGGAACTGCAGATAGTGGGCCCATCCGGTGCCTTCAAACTCAGTGGTACGACCAATATGGCCAGCGAGGAGCTGGATATGCGGCTTGTGGTTGTGTTGCCCCTGACTCAGAATCTGCCATTGGCGGCGCTGCTCATGGGTGCCGGTGCGCCGATCGGCGGCGCCTTGTTTGTGCTGGACAAGATTCTGGGCGATCCTTTGAGCAGGCTGACAAGCGCAACCTACAGCGTGACGGGCACATGGGACGAGCCGGAAGTGAATCTGCAACGGGTTTTTGACACCGGCGAATAA
- the rng gene encoding ribonuclease G codes for MSEEILINVTPVETRVALVENGMLQEAYIERTSRKGIVGNIYKGKVVRVLPGMEAAFVDIGLERAAFIHASDVVPSQSNGDEPADTPKTVPDIRSLLREGQSLVVQVTKDPIGTKGARLTTQLSIPSRYLVFMPGVSHVGISQRIEDDTERARLKTLVEEAAAEDQDVQGGYIIRTAAEAASPEDLIGDMAYLHRLSQSIHERIARVQAPAVVYQDLPLFIRTIRDLIRPQTEKVRIDSRESHQRVMEFVEEFVTEFADKVEYYPGERPIFDLYSVEDEIQKALSRKVQLKSGGYVIIDQTEAMTTIDINTGAFVGHRNLEETIFKTNLEAARAISRQLRLRNLGGIIIIDFIDMEDPEHQRQVHRMLEKMLERDHAKTKITGVSELGLVEMTRKRTTESLGQVLCEPCPICDGRGFLKTTETVCYEVFREILRVNRAYDAESYLVMASQSVVDRLLDEESDNVADLETFISKTIRFQVEPFYSQEQYDVVLL; via the coding sequence ATGAGCGAAGAGATTCTGATCAACGTCACCCCGGTGGAAACGAGGGTGGCCCTGGTTGAAAACGGCATGCTGCAGGAAGCCTATATAGAGCGCACCAGCAGGAAAGGCATTGTCGGCAACATCTACAAAGGCAAGGTGGTGCGCGTTCTACCGGGCATGGAAGCGGCGTTCGTCGATATTGGTCTGGAACGGGCCGCATTCATCCATGCGTCCGATGTGGTTCCGAGTCAGTCCAATGGCGATGAGCCCGCCGATACTCCCAAAACCGTTCCCGATATTCGAAGCCTGCTTCGGGAAGGGCAGTCACTGGTCGTCCAGGTTACCAAGGATCCGATCGGTACAAAGGGGGCCCGCCTGACCACCCAGCTTTCAATTCCGTCGCGGTATCTGGTGTTTATGCCAGGCGTTAGCCACGTTGGTATTTCGCAGCGAATTGAGGACGACACCGAGCGGGCCCGGCTGAAAACGCTCGTTGAGGAGGCCGCCGCCGAGGATCAGGATGTTCAGGGCGGCTATATCATCCGGACGGCCGCGGAAGCGGCGTCACCTGAGGATCTGATTGGCGACATGGCTTATCTGCACCGGTTAAGTCAGTCCATACACGAGCGAATTGCCCGGGTTCAGGCGCCGGCGGTTGTGTATCAGGATCTGCCGTTGTTCATTCGCACCATCCGTGACCTGATCCGGCCCCAGACCGAAAAGGTGCGTATCGACAGCCGCGAGAGTCATCAACGGGTGATGGAGTTTGTCGAGGAGTTCGTTACGGAATTTGCTGACAAGGTCGAGTACTACCCGGGCGAGCGCCCTATATTTGACCTCTACTCGGTCGAGGACGAAATCCAGAAGGCCCTGAGCCGAAAGGTCCAGCTCAAGTCCGGTGGTTATGTGATTATCGACCAGACCGAAGCCATGACCACGATTGATATCAATACCGGGGCGTTCGTCGGGCACCGGAATCTGGAAGAAACCATCTTCAAGACCAACCTGGAAGCGGCTCGGGCCATCAGTCGTCAGCTGCGCCTGCGAAACCTGGGCGGCATTATCATCATCGATTTTATCGACATGGAAGATCCCGAGCACCAGCGCCAGGTCCACCGGATGCTGGAGAAGATGCTGGAGCGGGATCACGCCAAGACCAAGATCACCGGCGTCTCCGAGTTGGGCCTGGTGGAAATGACCCGCAAACGAACCACCGAGAGCCTTGGTCAGGTGCTCTGCGAACCTTGCCCCATCTGCGATGGACGGGGTTTTCTGAAAACCACCGAGACCGTTTGCTATGAGGTTTTCCGGGAAATTCTCCGGGTTAATCGCGCCTATGATGCCGAGAGCTATCTGGTGATGGCCTCCCAGAGCGTGGTGGATCGCCTGCTGGATGAGGAATCCGATAACGTGGCCGATCTTGAAACCTTCATCAGCAAGACCATTCGCTTCCAGGTGGAGCCCTTCTACAGCCAGGAGCAGTACGATGTTGTTCTGCTCTGA
- a CDS encoding HPr family phosphocarrier protein, whose protein sequence is MIRRPITIINKLGLHARATAKLVNTASEYDSSVRISGKGRDVDAKNIMQVMMLAASKGTDVELIADGPDEEQAIEALVELINDYFGEGE, encoded by the coding sequence ATGATTCGCCGCCCCATTACCATTATCAACAAACTGGGCCTGCATGCGCGCGCCACTGCGAAGCTCGTCAACACGGCATCCGAATACGACAGCAGCGTGCGTATCAGCGGCAAAGGCCGGGATGTGGACGCGAAGAACATCATGCAGGTGATGATGCTGGCCGCCAGCAAAGGAACCGATGTGGAGCTCATTGCCGACGGGCCGGATGAGGAACAGGCCATCGAAGCATTGGTGGAACTGATTAACGACTATTTCGGTGAGGGCGAGTAA
- a CDS encoding Maf family protein, which yields MPSIILASASPRRAELLQQIGLNFSVRPADIDETPEPDETPEHYVERLAREKALVVAGSSLECLVLGSDTSVVLDGEILGKPSDFTEARETLARLSGATHQVMTAVALASEGQCQSVLVITEVCFRQLSSAEIDAYVASGEPMDKAGSYGIQGLGGIFVNELRGSYSAVVGLPLQETAALLAGAGYPVWKNWPRSLESQTL from the coding sequence ATGCCATCAATCATTCTCGCCTCGGCTTCGCCGCGCCGGGCGGAGCTGTTGCAGCAAATCGGCCTGAATTTTTCGGTTCGTCCGGCGGACATCGACGAAACACCGGAGCCCGATGAAACCCCGGAACACTATGTGGAACGTTTAGCCCGGGAGAAGGCGCTGGTTGTGGCTGGGTCCTCACTGGAATGCCTGGTACTTGGGTCGGATACATCGGTGGTGCTCGATGGCGAGATACTCGGTAAGCCGTCAGACTTCACCGAAGCCCGGGAAACACTGGCCCGCCTCTCCGGCGCCACTCATCAAGTCATGACTGCCGTGGCGTTGGCCTCAGAAGGGCAATGCCAGTCTGTTCTGGTCATCACCGAAGTTTGTTTCAGGCAGCTTTCCAGCGCAGAGATCGACGCCTATGTGGCCAGCGGCGAACCCATGGACAAGGCCGGGAGTTATGGAATTCAGGGCCTTGGTGGTATTTTTGTTAATGAGCTCCGGGGTAGCTACAGTGCCGTGGTTGGTCTGCCGCTGCAGGAAACCGCCGCATTGCTGGCTGGTGCCGGTTACCCGGTCTGGAAAAACTGGCCGCGCAGTCTGGAGAGCCAAACATTATGA